TCCGCGGGGCACGACATCGGCACGCCGGGGCGCGACATCAACGAGTCGTTCGAGCGCGCCTCGCTCTGGTACGACCACGTCAACAAGCCCGGCGGCGAGTTCCTCTATGCGCGCGAGCAGGAGGTCTACCTGGGCATGTGCCGGCGCTGGCGCGAATTGCCCAAGCCGACCATTGCGATGGTGCACGGCGCCTGCATTGCCGGTGGCCTGATGCTGGCCTGGGTGTGCGACCTGATCGTGGCCTCGGACGATGCCTTCTTTGCCGATCCGGTGGTGCGCATGGGCATCCCGGGCGTGGAGTACTTCGCGCATGCCTACGAGCTGCACCCGCGCATCGCCAAGGAGTTCCTGTTCCTGGGCGAGCGCATGGGCGCGCAGCGCGCCGAGCGCATGGGCATGGTCAACCGCGTGGTGCCGCGGGATGCGCTGGAGGACACCGTCTACGGCATGGCCGCCAGGGTCGCGCAGATGCCGCGGCTGGGCCTGACGCTGACCAAGCAGGCGGTCAACCATGTGGAAGACCTGCAGGGCAAGCGTACGGCGATGGATGCGGTCTTTGCCTGGCACCACTTCGCGCATGCGCACAACGAGCTGGTCAGCGGCGACAAGCTCGGCGGCTATGACGCGCGCGCCATGGCGGCGTCGCAACGCAGCGGCGGCGAGGAGAAGGCATGAGCACCGGCATGAGCAACGCGAGCCTGCACACAGTGCTTTGCGACCTGCTGGGCTGCCGCTACCCCATCGTCCAGACCGCGATGGGCTGGGTGGCGGACGCGAAGCTGGTCGCCGCCAGCGGCAACGCCGGGGCCTTTGGCTTCCTGGCCGGCGCAACCATTCCGCCCGGCGAGGTCGAGCAGGAGATCCTGCGCGTCAAGGCGCTCAGCGACCGGCCCTTCGGCATCAACTTCCACATGTTCCAGCCGAACGCGGACGAAGTGATCGAAATGGCGATCCGCCACCGGCTGCGCGCGGTCAGCTACGGGCGCGGCCCTGACGCGAAGATGGTCGGCCGGCTCAAGGCGGCGGGGATCGTCTGCATGCCGACGGTCGGCGCCGGCAAGCATGCGGCCAAGGCCGTGGAGATGGGTGCGGACGTGGTCACCGTGCAGGGCGGCGAGGGTGGCGGCCATACCGGCGGCACGCCGACAACGCTGCTGCTGCCGCAGGTGCTGGACAGCGTCAGCGTGCCGGTGGTGGCCGCGGGCGGCTTCTTCGACGGCCGCGGGCTGGCCGCCGCGCTGGCCTATGGCGCGGCCGGCGTGGCCATGGGCACGCGCTTCCTGATGTCGGCCGAATCGCCGGTGCCGGCGCAGACGCTGGAGCGCTACGTCAAGGTGCGCGACCCGGGCCGGATCCGCGTGTCGCTGGCCATTGACGGGCTGCCGCAGCGGATGATCGACAACACGCTGCTGCTGGAACTGGAGAAAGCCGGCCCGTGGCGGCGCACCTGGCTGGCGCTGTCGGCCGCGCGCAAATGGCAGGCGCGCACCGGCATGCGCAGCGCACAGATGCTGGCGACTGCGTGGCGCGCGATGCGCGAGCAGGACTACAGCGCCGCGCAGACGCTGATGGCCGCCAACGCGCCGGTGCTGATCCAGCGCGCGATGGTGGAAGGGTGTCCGGATGAAGGCGTGTTGCCCAGCGGGCAGGCAGCGGCGGTAATCGGCGCGATCGAATCGTGCGAGCAGATCGTTTCCGGCATGGCCGCGCAGGCGCAGGCACGGCTCGAGGCGCTGGCAGGAGCCGGACTGGCTGCAGCGGCCTGACCTACAGACAGAGGAGACCATGCAAATGAACCACAAGACCGGGCCGTTCCGCATCGACACCGCCGACGGCATCGCCGAACTGGTGATCGACCATCCGCCCGTCAACGCGCTCGACAACGCCGGCTGGCACGCGCTGGCGGCCGCCATTGATCGCCTGGGCGCGGACCCCGCCGTGCGCGTGATCGTACTGCGCGGCGAAGGGCGCGGCTTCTGCGCGGGCGTCGATATCAAGGAGCTGTCCGCACACCCCGAGCGCATCGTCGAGGTCAATGCCGGCAACTACGCCACCTTCCGCGCCGTGCACCGCAATCCCAAGCCGGTCATCGTGGCCGTGCACGGCTTTGTGCTCGGCGGCGGCATCGGCATCTGCGGCGCCGCCGACATCATCGTCGCGTCGGATTGCGCGCGCTTTGGCGTGCCCGAAATCGACCGCGGCGCCATGGGCGGCGGCGCGCACCTGCAGCGCATGTTCGGCGTGCAGAAGGTCAGGGCGATGTACTTCACCGGCGAGATGATCGATGCCGCCGAAGCGTACCGGCTCGGCGCGGTCGAGCGCGTGGTTTCGCGTGTCGAGCTGCGCGACGCGGGCATGACCCTGGCCCGCCAGATCGCCGCCAAGAGCCCTGCCATGCTGCAGCTCGCCAAGGAAGCGCTCAACGGCGTCGAAGACGGCAACCTGGAGGACAAGTACCGCTGGGAGCAGGGCTTCACGCTGCAGGCCTATATGAGTGCGGATTCCGGCGAGGCGCGCGCCGCTTTTGTCGAACGGCGCGAAGCCAGCTTTTCACAAGGGGCGCGCGATGCAGCTTGAATACACCGACGCCCAGCGCGCCTTCCGCGCCGAGGTGCGCGACTGGATGGCCGCGCACGTACCGCGTTCGCCGCTGGCCAGCTTCGACACCGGGGAAGGCTTTGCCCAGCACCGCGCCTGGGAAGCCACCCTCAACCAGGGCCGCTGGAGCATGGTCACGTGGCCGGCCGAACTGGGCGGGCGCGGCTGCGACCTGATCGAGTGGCTGATCTTCGAGGAGGAGTACTGGCGTGCCGGCGCGCCGATGCGCGTCAACCAGAACGGCATCTTCCTGCTCGGTCCGACGTTGATGGAGTTCGGCACCGCGGCGCAGAAGGCGCGCTTCCTGCCGCGCATGGCCTCCGGCGAGCATATCTGGGCGCAGGGCTGGTCCGAGCCAAACGCCGGCTCCGACATGGCCGCGATCCGCTGCAGCGCGATCCGCGATGGCGATGACTATGTGATCAACGGCCAGAAGATCTGGTCGACGCGGGCGGTTTGGGCGGACTGGCTGTTCGGGCTGTTCCGCACCGACCCGGCCTCGACGCGCCACCACGGGC
This genomic window from Cupriavidus oxalaticus contains:
- a CDS encoding enoyl-CoA hydratase, whose amino-acid sequence is MTSPAIEPISLGPNAEVLYQVTDGIATVTLNRPQFHNAQNSKMTYALDEAYRRASADDAVKVIVLRGAGKHFSAGHDIGTPGRDINESFERASLWYDHVNKPGGEFLYAREQEVYLGMCRRWRELPKPTIAMVHGACIAGGLMLAWVCDLIVASDDAFFADPVVRMGIPGVEYFAHAYELHPRIAKEFLFLGERMGAQRAERMGMVNRVVPRDALEDTVYGMAARVAQMPRLGLTLTKQAVNHVEDLQGKRTAMDAVFAWHHFAHAHNELVSGDKLGGYDARAMAASQRSGGEEKA
- a CDS encoding NAD(P)H-dependent flavin oxidoreductase, yielding MSNASLHTVLCDLLGCRYPIVQTAMGWVADAKLVAASGNAGAFGFLAGATIPPGEVEQEILRVKALSDRPFGINFHMFQPNADEVIEMAIRHRLRAVSYGRGPDAKMVGRLKAAGIVCMPTVGAGKHAAKAVEMGADVVTVQGGEGGGHTGGTPTTLLLPQVLDSVSVPVVAAGGFFDGRGLAAALAYGAAGVAMGTRFLMSAESPVPAQTLERYVKVRDPGRIRVSLAIDGLPQRMIDNTLLLELEKAGPWRRTWLALSAARKWQARTGMRSAQMLATAWRAMREQDYSAAQTLMAANAPVLIQRAMVEGCPDEGVLPSGQAAAVIGAIESCEQIVSGMAAQAQARLEALAGAGLAAAA
- a CDS encoding enoyl-CoA hydratase family protein, whose amino-acid sequence is MQMNHKTGPFRIDTADGIAELVIDHPPVNALDNAGWHALAAAIDRLGADPAVRVIVLRGEGRGFCAGVDIKELSAHPERIVEVNAGNYATFRAVHRNPKPVIVAVHGFVLGGGIGICGAADIIVASDCARFGVPEIDRGAMGGGAHLQRMFGVQKVRAMYFTGEMIDAAEAYRLGAVERVVSRVELRDAGMTLARQIAAKSPAMLQLAKEALNGVEDGNLEDKYRWEQGFTLQAYMSADSGEARAAFVERREASFSQGARDAA